From the Phoenix dactylifera cultivar Barhee BC4 chromosome 10, palm_55x_up_171113_PBpolish2nd_filt_p, whole genome shotgun sequence genome, one window contains:
- the LOC120112106 gene encoding putative phytosulfokines 6 has translation MKHTSRFHGLLPLLLLVIILSVYTTRASRLLQQPEPGRQDVRVDDLPLPGDAAEMEEKYSRQECQEEDEECLKGRMISEAHLDYIYTQHHKP, from the exons ATGAAGCATACCTCTCGcttccatgggcttcttcccctcctcctcctcgtcatcATCCTCTCCGTCTACACAACAAGAGCTTCTCGTCTCCTCCAACAGCCAGAACCTG GACGACAAGATGTGAGGGTTGATGATCTTCCACTACCGGGTGATGCAGCAGAGATGGAGGAAAAATATTCCCGGCAG GAGTgtcaggaagaagatgaggaatgtttgaAGGGGAGGATGATCTCTGAGGCCCATTTGGACTACATCTACACGCAGCACCATAAGCCATAG